TCCGGATATAGGTAAAAAAATCCGAAGAGGTGAAGAGGTAAGTCTTTCTGAAAATGATATGGAGCCTTTATTTGGCAGTGGACAAGGAGCTAAAAAACATTGTGCAGCTTGCGGCTACTTGGCAGAAGCGGACTATGATTACTGTCCTAAGTGTGGCAGCAGACTTTAGTTTTTAACATATACGATAAATTCCTGCATATTTTATTAATAAGATACTTTTTGAAAGGCTTAGTTATGGAAGAAGTAAGCAGGAGCATATATGGGATAGAGGAGCGTATATACCAAAGAGGCGGTACATACGTTTCCTATCCTATTATTGTATCGGGAGGTCTAAGTTATAATAGAGATTTGATAAATAATATAATCCTTGAAGATATCAATAATATTTTGAGAATATATTCTGCCGACGCATTTTCAGAATTAAAAGAAAATCCCTATTTACCGGATACATTGAATATTAATTATGATATAAAACGCAACAATGGCCATTTTCTTAGTATTTTTTATAGGGCAGATTTTTTTAGCCCCTATGGGGCTCATCCTACCCAATTGGTATATACAACCAATATAGATTTAGTAAATTTAAGACGTATAAAACTTTCGGATATAGTTCAGGTGGATAATGATTTAGTTGATGATTTTTATTCTTGGGAATTGGTGACTGACCAAAAGTTGGGTAAAGATTACAAGGAAGCAATAAATGAATATATTATAGGACTTGGCAGAAACATTTTATTGATGGGATTTAAAACTGCCGATATAATAGGATCTGATAATCTGCTTGGAATATTTACTTACCTGACACCGGATAGAATAGGAATCAGTATATCGGTACCCAATTATCTAGGTGATCATGTGGAATATGAAAAAGTAAAAGATATTAATAATTTGGCATAAAAAATGACTGCCTAAGGCAATCTTATGCATGTAAGACTGCTTACGGCAGCTTACATTATACATAAGTTTGCTGCCTTAGGCAGTCAAGCATTTATGTCAATATGGGGATAATGTCAGCTATCTAATATCTTCTTTAATTCGTTCATAAAAGTGTTAACATCTTTGAATTCACGGTAAACAGAAGCAAATCTAACATATGCTACCGCATCTAAATCTTTTAACTTATCCATTAGGATTTCTCCTATTATGTGACTTGGAATTTCCTTATCTTCCATATTAAATATCGTGGTTTCCACCTCATCCACTAGGGCAGTAATCTGATCAACCGATATGGGTCTTTTGTGGCAGGAGCGAAACACTCCGGCTTCAATTTTTGCACGATCATAAGGTTCACGGTTATTATCCTTTTTTATAACTACAAGGGGTATAGACTCAACCTTTTCATATGTAGTAAATCTTCTATGGCAGTCGTCACACTGACGCCTTCTGCGAATGGAAGTATTATCGTCTGCAGGCCTAGAGTCAATAACTCTAGTATTAACCTTATTGCAAAAAGGGCATTTCATATTAACAATCCTCCGAAGCTATCTTATGTACAATAAATTATACAAAAGCACTTTATATACATGATATTGAAATGATTAGTATCATAAACACTATAAATTGATTATATTTAAAATTTGTCAATCGGTCAAGCTAATAATTGTAAATAATTGAAATTTATGCAGATTGTTTATAAAAGTACAAGATACCATTGGTCAATTTAAGTAAAATGAAAGATTAGTCACATTTAACAAGGCATTTTTCAATATCCACATCCACTAAAATTATATCTGCTCCTATTTGCTTAATATTGCAGCTACTGATTACATATTCATGTTCCCTTCCTAATATACCAAAAATTTTACATGGTCCCGGTACTATAATATGGGTGATACATCCGGTGCAAATATCAAATTCTATATCGGAGACATAGCCTAGCCTTTTGCAGTCTCTACAGTTTATAACTTCTTTTTCTCTTAAATCACACATTCGCATAAAATCACCTTAATCTATCTTTGATTCATTATATGCTAATGGGTTTGCATGTTTATTAAACTGTAGTTATAATACTATTACTATATTAAATTAAACTAATGAAAAAAATATTTAAAGGAAGGTAAGAAGTATGCAAGCATTTAACCCATATTTACCCAGTTACGAATATATACCTGACGGAGAACCTTATGTGTTCGGAGACAGATTATATGTTTACGGATCTCATGATGCTTTTAACGGAAAAGAATTTTGTCAAAACGACTATGTATGCTGGTCGGCTCCTATTGATGATTTAGGAAATTGGCGCTATGAAGGTGTTATATATAAGAAGATACAGGATCCTCATAATAAAGACGGCTCTAGACGTTTGTTTGCCCCGGATGTTCAGTTAGGGATAGATGGCAGGTATTATTTATATTATGCATTAGATAGCCACGGAATAATGTCTGTAGCTGTCTGTGATGAGCCTGCAGGTAAGTATGAATATTACGGCACTGTTCATTATCCGGACGGGAAAGCAGTAGGTTATGATAAAGGAGATATTTATCAGTTTGATCCCGGAGTTTTTATAGACGATGACAAAAGGGTATTTCTTTATACGGGATTTGCTCCAAGGGATGGTCAGTTTCCCGATGACAGTTTTGGTTACAGAAGAATAGAAGGAGCTTATTGTATTGAACTAGAACAGGATATGGTTACTGTTAAAGCCGGTCCAAAGCTTATTCTACCTAAAGCAGGATATGCTAAGGGAACAAGTTTTGAAGGTCATGAATTTTTTGAAGCCAGTTCCATGAGAAAAATAAATGGAAAGTACTATTTGGTTTATTCCTCCATTAATGCCCATGAATTATGCTATGCAATAAGTGACAGACCGGACGGTGGATTTACTTTCGGTGGCACAATTGTCAGTAACGGTGATGTTTTTTATAAGGGCAGGGAATTAAAGGATTGTGTAAATTATTTGGGTAATAATCATGGAGGTCTGGTTCAAATTAAAGATCAGTGGTATGTATTTTATCACAGACAAACTAACCGCCATAGCTATTCCAGACAGGGATGTGCTGAGAAAATATATATTAATGAGGATGGTCACATACCACAAGTGGAGATTACCAGTTGTGGACTAAATAATGGTCCCTTAGTAGGACAGGGAAGATATGAGTCTTATATCGCATGTCATCTTACTTCAAAATGGGGAGCCGGATTTTATACCAATAATATGGAGGATTATAAAGATCATCCATATTTTACACAAAGTGGACAAGACAGAGAAAGTAATCCCGATCAATATATTGCAAATATACAGGATGGGGGGATTGCCGGCTTTAAATATTTTGACTTAAGTAATACAAATAGTATTGCAATTGAGGTTAGAGGTGAAGGAGAAGGGGAAGTTATAGTAACCGATGGAATAGAAGGAGAGATATTAACTAAGATCCCTGTAAGGCAAAACAAAGATTATCAAATATTTAAGAACAGCATATCTAAAGGTGAGAAAAAATCTGCCTTATATTTTAAATATACAGGCAGAGGATATATAGATTTTAAGGCCTTCTATTTGGAGTAAGTAAAATTTGTAAAGGGCTAACGACAGAGTTAGAAAAACATTGCAATAAATTACAGAATTTGTTATACTGAGGCTAGCAAATGATTCCTTCATTGTGGGAGAGACAATGAAAGGAGCTATATATGTTTAGTAAGGCTTATAGTGCCACAATCCAAGGGATTGATGGTATTATAGTTTCTGTGGAAGCAGATGTAAGTGATGGGCTTCCCTTATTTGATATGGTTGGATTACTTAACTCGGAAGTTAAGGAAGCTAGAGAACGAGTCAGGATAGCCTTAAAAAATTCAGGCTATATGCTGCCCGCCAAACGAATTACTGTCAATCTATCACCGGCAGATATAAGAAAAGAAGGAACAGTTTTTGATCTGCCGGTGGCTATTGCAATTCTTGCGGCCTTTGGCCATGTTCTAGAGGAGAATCTTATTAATACCCTGATTATCGGTGAATTAAGCCTAAACGGTAAAGTAGCTAAAGTAAACGGTGTCCTGCCCCTTGTATACTCGGCAATGGAAAGGGGCTTTAAAAGATGTATTGTTCCAAAGGAGAATGCGGGGGAGGGGGCTGTGGTTTCCGGTATAAAGACCTATGGGGTAAGCAGCTTAAAAGAAGCAGTTACCCTTCTTAATGATTTTAAGAGCAAAGAGCCTGAAACTATAGATATAAAAAATCTTTTTGATAATAGCTACAAAGAAGATGATTTGGATTTTTCTGATGTAGCCGGCCAGTTTGCGGTTAAAAGAGCTATAGAAATCGCAGTATCCGGTATGCATAATATTCTAATGATAGGGCCTCCCGGAACAGGTAAAACCATGCTGGCTAAAAGAATACCTACCATTATGCCAAAATTGACTTTTGAGGAAAGTATGGAGATATCAAAGATTTACAGCGTGGCCGGGCTTCTTGACAGACAGGCTCTTATTACCAAGCGCCCCTTTAGGTCTCCCCATCATACCATTACAAGCACCGCCCTTATCGGTGGCGGTGCCATACCTAAGCCGGGGGAAATCAGTTTAGCCCATTTAGGTGTCCTATT
This genomic interval from Herbinix luporum contains the following:
- a CDS encoding PRC-barrel domain-containing protein, which codes for MRMCDLREKEVINCRDCKRLGYVSDIEFDICTGCITHIIVPGPCKIFGILGREHEYVISSCNIKQIGADIILVDVDIEKCLVKCD
- a CDS encoding YifB family Mg chelatase-like AAA ATPase translates to MFSKAYSATIQGIDGIIVSVEADVSDGLPLFDMVGLLNSEVKEARERVRIALKNSGYMLPAKRITVNLSPADIRKEGTVFDLPVAIAILAAFGHVLEENLINTLIIGELSLNGKVAKVNGVLPLVYSAMERGFKRCIVPKENAGEGAVVSGIKTYGVSSLKEAVTLLNDFKSKEPETIDIKNLFDNSYKEDDLDFSDVAGQFAVKRAIEIAVSGMHNILMIGPPGTGKTMLAKRIPTIMPKLTFEESMEISKIYSVAGLLDRQALITKRPFRSPHHTITSTALIGGGAIPKPGEISLAHLGVLFLDELAEFKKNTIEVLRQPLEEKVVNISRLNASFSYPAGFMLVSSINPCPCGYFPDRNKCNCSLNMVKRYLGKISKPLLDRFDICIETMQIDYKELQAKKKEESSAQIRKRIYGARQIQMERYKGQDIWFNSQLTPRRIKKYCILDEGVEDLLEQAFVKMNLSARAYHRILKVARTIADLDQSKKISKKHISEAICYRSLDAKYWGE
- a CDS encoding polysaccharide deacetylase family protein, whose amino-acid sequence is MEEVSRSIYGIEERIYQRGGTYVSYPIIVSGGLSYNRDLINNIILEDINNILRIYSADAFSELKENPYLPDTLNINYDIKRNNGHFLSIFYRADFFSPYGAHPTQLVYTTNIDLVNLRRIKLSDIVQVDNDLVDDFYSWELVTDQKLGKDYKEAINEYIIGLGRNILLMGFKTADIIGSDNLLGIFTYLTPDRIGISISVPNYLGDHVEYEKVKDINNLA
- a CDS encoding family 43 glycosylhydrolase; this translates as MQAFNPYLPSYEYIPDGEPYVFGDRLYVYGSHDAFNGKEFCQNDYVCWSAPIDDLGNWRYEGVIYKKIQDPHNKDGSRRLFAPDVQLGIDGRYYLYYALDSHGIMSVAVCDEPAGKYEYYGTVHYPDGKAVGYDKGDIYQFDPGVFIDDDKRVFLYTGFAPRDGQFPDDSFGYRRIEGAYCIELEQDMVTVKAGPKLILPKAGYAKGTSFEGHEFFEASSMRKINGKYYLVYSSINAHELCYAISDRPDGGFTFGGTIVSNGDVFYKGRELKDCVNYLGNNHGGLVQIKDQWYVFYHRQTNRHSYSRQGCAEKIYINEDGHIPQVEITSCGLNNGPLVGQGRYESYIACHLTSKWGAGFYTNNMEDYKDHPYFTQSGQDRESNPDQYIANIQDGGIAGFKYFDLSNTNSIAIEVRGEGEGEVIVTDGIEGEILTKIPVRQNKDYQIFKNSISKGEKKSALYFKYTGRGYIDFKAFYLE
- the nrdR gene encoding transcriptional regulator NrdR yields the protein MKCPFCNKVNTRVIDSRPADDNTSIRRRRQCDDCHRRFTTYEKVESIPLVVIKKDNNREPYDRAKIEAGVFRSCHKRPISVDQITALVDEVETTIFNMEDKEIPSHIIGEILMDKLKDLDAVAYVRFASVYREFKDVNTFMNELKKILDS